In one Haemophilus parainfluenzae genomic region, the following are encoded:
- the rodA gene encoding rod shape-determining protein RodA, which yields MEEKVPLCLRLWQRLHIDFLLFIGLAAITAYGVLVLYSASGASEVMFQNRIIQVVLGFAVMMIMAQLPPKFYQRLAPYLYLVGFIMLILVDAIGTTSKGAQRWLDLGFIRFQPSEIVKLAVPLMVAVYLGNRPLPPKMSETFIAIAMIIVPTLLVAIQPDLGTSILVSASGLFVVFLAGMSWWLILAAVVGLAAFIPIMWMYLMHDYQRMRVLTLLDPEKDPLGAGYHILQSKIAIGSGGISGKGWMQGTQSQLEFLPEPHTDFIFAVMSEEHGMVGFLILMAIYLFIIIRGLIIAVNAETSFGRILAGATTLIFFVYVFVNIGMVSGILPVVGVPLPLFSYGGTSYVAIMASFGLVMSIHTHKPRFMKGN from the coding sequence ATGGAAGAAAAAGTGCCTTTATGCTTGCGATTATGGCAACGCTTACATATTGATTTTTTATTATTTATTGGATTAGCCGCTATTACGGCTTATGGCGTGCTTGTGCTTTATAGTGCATCAGGCGCCAGTGAAGTCATGTTCCAAAATCGTATTATTCAGGTCGTATTAGGTTTTGCCGTGATGATGATTATGGCGCAACTTCCCCCTAAATTTTATCAGCGACTCGCCCCTTACTTATATTTGGTGGGTTTTATCATGCTGATTTTGGTTGATGCTATCGGTACAACCAGTAAAGGGGCGCAACGTTGGTTAGATCTTGGGTTTATTCGCTTTCAGCCTTCTGAAATTGTCAAACTCGCGGTACCATTAATGGTCGCGGTATATTTAGGTAACCGTCCATTACCACCGAAAATGAGCGAAACCTTTATTGCTATCGCCATGATTATTGTGCCAACTTTACTTGTGGCTATTCAACCAGACTTAGGTACATCAATTCTGGTTAGTGCATCAGGCTTATTCGTGGTATTCTTAGCAGGGATGAGTTGGTGGCTTATTCTTGCTGCAGTAGTTGGCTTAGCGGCATTTATTCCTATCATGTGGATGTATTTAATGCATGACTACCAACGCATGCGTGTATTAACCTTACTTGACCCCGAGAAAGATCCACTTGGGGCGGGTTACCATATTTTGCAATCCAAAATTGCTATCGGTTCAGGCGGTATATCTGGCAAAGGATGGATGCAAGGGACACAATCCCAATTAGAATTTTTGCCTGAACCACACACTGATTTTATTTTTGCCGTGATGAGTGAAGAACATGGAATGGTCGGTTTTCTTATTCTGATGGCAATTTATTTGTTTATTATTATCCGTGGCTTAATAATTGCGGTAAATGCAGAAACCTCTTTCGGGCGTATTCTTGCTGGTGCAACCACACTGATATTCTTCGTTTATGTCTTCGTGAATATTGGTATGGTGAGTGGCATTTTGCCTGTTGTAGGGGTGCCTTTACCACTCTTTAGCTACGGCGGTACCTCATATGTCGCCATCATGGCAAGCTTTGGTTTAGTGATGTCCATTCATACTCACAAACCTCGCTTTATGAAAGGGAACTAA
- a CDS encoding septal ring lytic transglycosylase RlpA family protein, which translates to MTLKNILKTTALFTLISSSSFSAFADTQKMYGIQGDSLSITTTVQAPQSYEVNGKTYTTQGDEAKSYSKEGTASYYHHKFNGRKTANGERYDSALFTAAHKTLPLNSYAVVTNLHNNRKVIVRINDRGPFSEKRIIDLSHSAAKELGLIARGTGQVRIEALHVDHKGQISGAGAKTLAKHAKTQEASERLVVNKNSEKKNQNLDSTNDAKTIFKLKLLALSSKSQAESIITKLALDDIKTEINQNGQNYEIHFGPLADQADINQLKTKLQKTINGQPVIVYTYKNQ; encoded by the coding sequence ATGACATTAAAAAATATCTTAAAAACGACCGCACTTTTCACCTTGATAAGCAGCTCAAGTTTTTCTGCTTTTGCCGATACGCAAAAAATGTATGGTATTCAAGGGGATTCGCTGTCGATTACTACGACCGTTCAAGCGCCACAAAGCTATGAAGTGAATGGTAAAACATATACCACACAAGGTGATGAGGCAAAGTCCTATTCAAAAGAAGGGACAGCAAGTTATTACCACCATAAATTTAATGGTCGTAAAACAGCTAATGGTGAACGCTATGATTCGGCACTTTTCACTGCCGCACATAAAACCTTACCTTTGAATTCTTATGCGGTTGTTACAAACTTACATAACAATCGCAAGGTGATTGTGCGAATTAATGATCGTGGTCCGTTTAGTGAGAAACGTATCATTGACTTATCTCATTCTGCCGCAAAAGAATTAGGCCTTATTGCTCGTGGTACAGGGCAAGTAAGAATTGAAGCTTTACATGTGGATCACAAAGGTCAAATTTCAGGTGCGGGAGCAAAAACGCTTGCCAAGCATGCTAAAACGCAAGAAGCCAGTGAGCGTTTAGTCGTCAATAAAAATAGCGAAAAAAAAAATCAAAACTTAGACAGCACAAACGATGCAAAAACTATTTTCAAGCTAAAACTACTCGCGCTGTCGTCAAAAAGCCAAGCAGAAAGCATCATCACAAAACTCGCGTTAGATGACATCAAAACGGAAATTAACCAAAATGGGCAAAACTATGAAATCCATTTTGGTCCATTAGCGGATCAAGCGGATATTAATCAATTAAAAACAAAATTACAAAAAACGATCAATGGGCAACCCGTAATCGTTTATACTTATAAAAACCAATAA
- a CDS encoding D-alanyl-D-alanine carboxypeptidase family protein, with amino-acid sequence MLKQSAKLKKIVLFSGLIAASTFAAAEDIQYGIAVPEVNAQTYVLMDYNSGAVLASLNPDQRQYPASLTKMMTSYVVGAALKQGKIHNEDMVTISESAWGRNFPDSSKMFLNLNQQVSVGDLNKGIIIVSGNDACVAVAEHISGTVANFVDTMNKYVQQFGLKNTNFTTPHGLDDPNQYSTARDMAIIGAHIIRDLPEEYKIYAEKDFTFNKIKQPNRNGLLWDKTINVDGMKTGHTSQAGYNLVASATSPNNMRLISVVMGVPTYKGREVESKKLLQWGFANFETLKTQKAGEEISKQSVYYGDKGDVKLGVLEDGFITVPKGKQTDLKARYELDNKYLQAPLAKGQVVGKIVYQLDGKDVATVNLQALEDVQEGGFLGKGWDWLVLTVKGLFD; translated from the coding sequence ATGTTAAAACAATCTGCAAAATTGAAAAAAATTGTACTCTTCTCGGGATTAATAGCAGCGTCAACATTTGCTGCCGCTGAAGATATTCAATACGGTATCGCTGTACCGGAAGTGAATGCGCAAACTTATGTTTTAATGGATTACAATTCTGGTGCGGTACTTGCATCACTTAACCCAGACCAACGCCAATACCCTGCTTCATTAACAAAAATGATGACTAGCTATGTGGTTGGTGCAGCATTAAAACAAGGTAAAATCCATAATGAAGATATGGTGACAATTAGCGAAAGCGCTTGGGGTAGAAATTTCCCTGATTCATCAAAAATGTTCTTAAATTTAAATCAACAAGTGTCTGTGGGTGATTTAAACAAAGGGATTATCATTGTTTCTGGTAATGATGCCTGTGTTGCTGTAGCTGAACATATTTCGGGTACCGTGGCTAACTTCGTTGATACCATGAATAAATACGTTCAACAATTTGGCTTAAAAAATACTAACTTCACCACACCACATGGTTTAGACGATCCAAACCAATATTCAACTGCACGTGATATGGCGATTATTGGTGCACATATTATTCGTGATTTACCGGAAGAATATAAAATCTACGCAGAAAAAGACTTTACTTTCAACAAAATCAAACAACCTAACCGTAATGGCTTATTATGGGATAAAACCATTAATGTTGATGGTATGAAAACCGGTCACACAAGCCAAGCAGGTTATAACCTTGTCGCATCAGCAACAAGTCCAAACAATATGCGTTTAATTTCTGTTGTAATGGGTGTACCGACCTATAAAGGCCGTGAAGTAGAAAGTAAAAAACTCTTACAATGGGGTTTTGCTAACTTTGAAACCTTAAAAACTCAAAAAGCAGGTGAAGAAATTTCAAAACAATCTGTTTACTACGGTGATAAAGGTGACGTTAAACTTGGTGTCTTAGAAGATGGCTTTATCACTGTGCCAAAAGGTAAACAAACTGACTTAAAAGCTCGTTATGAATTAGATAACAAATACTTACAAGCTCCTTTAGCAAAAGGTCAAGTGGTAGGTAAAATCGTTTATCAATTAGACGGCAAAGATGTCGCTACCGTAAATCTTCAAGCATTAGAAGATGTACAAGAAGGCGGCTTCTTAGGTAAAGGTTGGGACTGGTTAGTGTTAACAGTTAAAGGATTATTTGACTAA
- the ybeD gene encoding DUF493 family protein YbeD, whose protein sequence is MATENDYEKLKEVMEFPAAMTFKVAGVNREGLAQDIVAVIQKYLPGDYIPKEKRSSKGTYNSVSIDIVAQNFEQVETLYKELAKVEGVKMVL, encoded by the coding sequence ATGGCAACCGAAAACGATTATGAAAAATTAAAAGAAGTAATGGAATTCCCCGCTGCAATGACATTTAAAGTCGCAGGTGTTAACCGTGAAGGTTTAGCGCAAGACATCGTAGCAGTGATACAAAAATATTTACCGGGTGATTATATTCCAAAGGAAAAACGCAGTAGTAAAGGCACGTATAATTCAGTTTCGATTGATATCGTCGCGCAAAACTTTGAGCAAGTAGAAACCCTTTACAAAGAACTTGCAAAAGTTGAAGGCGTCAAAATGGTTCTCTAA
- the lipB gene encoding lipoyl(octanoyl) transferase LipB — protein sequence MNNTDLIVRQLGLQDYQEIWHKMQEFTDNRNAETTDEIWLVEHHPVFTQGQAGKPEHLLQRSNIPVVQSDRGGQITYHGPGQQVMYVLIDIKRHEHLNVRQLVTALEQSVVKTLADYGIEGYPKPDAPGVYIDGKKICSLGLRIRKGCSFHGLAFNINMDLNPFHYINPCGYAGLEMCQLTDFIGKEEATLDKVSPKLIKHFAELLGYNVTNL from the coding sequence ATGAACAATACTGATTTAATTGTCCGTCAATTAGGATTACAAGATTATCAGGAAATCTGGCATAAAATGCAGGAATTCACGGATAATCGAAATGCAGAAACCACCGATGAAATTTGGCTAGTTGAGCATCATCCTGTTTTCACACAAGGCCAAGCAGGCAAACCGGAACACTTATTACAACGCAGTAATATTCCTGTTGTTCAATCTGATCGTGGTGGTCAAATTACCTATCATGGTCCTGGTCAGCAGGTCATGTATGTGCTCATTGATATTAAACGTCATGAACATTTAAATGTTCGCCAATTAGTGACCGCACTTGAACAATCCGTTGTAAAAACCCTAGCAGACTATGGTATTGAAGGTTATCCCAAACCAGATGCACCTGGCGTGTATATTGATGGCAAAAAAATCTGTTCATTAGGTTTACGCATTCGAAAAGGCTGCTCTTTCCATGGCCTCGCGTTTAATATCAATATGGATCTTAATCCTTTCCATTACATTAATCCTTGTGGCTATGCAGGGCTTGAAATGTGTCAGCTTACTGATTTTATCGGTAAAGAAGAGGCAACACTTGACAAGGTTTCCCCAAAATTAATTAAACACTTTGCCGAACTTTTGGGCTATAATGTTACAAATTTATAA
- the lipA gene encoding lipoyl synthase — translation MSTPFKMERGVKYRDAAKTSIIPVKNIDPNQELLKKPEWMKIKLPSSSLKIETIKNGMRRHGLHSVCEEASCPNLHECFNHGTATFMILGAICTRRCPFCDVAHGKPLPPDPDEPRKLAETIQDMKLKYVVITSVDRDDLPDRGAGHFAECVKEVRALNPGIKIEILVPDFRGRITQALEKLKDNPPDVFNHNLENVPRLYKEIRPGADYQWSLKLLHDFKEMFPNIPTKSGLMVGLGETNEEILEVMKDLRANGVTMLTLGQYLQPSRHHLPVARYVPPAEFDEFRDKANAMGFEHAACGPFVRSSYHADLQASGGLVK, via the coding sequence ATGTCAACGCCTTTTAAAATGGAACGCGGTGTGAAATACCGTGATGCCGCCAAAACATCGATTATCCCTGTTAAAAACATCGATCCTAATCAAGAATTATTGAAAAAGCCGGAATGGATGAAAATCAAATTGCCATCTAGCTCATTAAAGATTGAGACTATCAAAAACGGGATGCGTCGTCATGGGCTACATTCTGTCTGCGAAGAAGCGTCTTGTCCAAATCTACACGAGTGCTTTAACCATGGTACGGCAACCTTTATGATTTTAGGGGCGATTTGTACTCGTCGTTGCCCATTCTGTGACGTTGCACATGGTAAACCCTTACCGCCCGATCCGGATGAACCACGTAAATTAGCTGAAACTATCCAAGATATGAAGTTGAAATATGTGGTAATTACCTCTGTAGACCGTGATGATTTACCCGATCGTGGTGCAGGTCATTTTGCTGAATGTGTAAAAGAAGTGCGTGCATTAAATCCTGGCATCAAAATTGAGATTTTGGTTCCTGATTTCCGAGGACGTATTACTCAAGCCTTAGAAAAATTAAAAGACAATCCACCGGATGTATTCAATCACAACTTGGAAAATGTGCCTCGTTTATATAAAGAAATTCGTCCAGGTGCTGATTATCAATGGTCTTTAAAATTACTCCATGATTTCAAAGAAATGTTCCCAAACATCCCAACTAAATCAGGTTTAATGGTTGGATTAGGTGAAACCAATGAAGAAATTCTTGAAGTGATGAAAGACTTACGTGCAAATGGCGTAACCATGCTTACACTGGGTCAATATCTCCAACCAAGTCGCCACCACTTACCGGTTGCACGCTATGTGCCACCAGCCGAATTTGATGAGTTCCGTGATAAAGCCAACGCAATGGGCTTTGAACACGCAGCTTGTGGTCCATTTGTTCGCTCGTCCTACCATGCTGATTTACAAGCAAGTGGTGGATTAGTGAAGTAA
- the adk gene encoding adenylate kinase, whose product MKIILLGAPGAGKGTQAQFIMNKFGIPQISTGDMFRAAIKAGTELGKQAKALMDEGKLVPDELTVALVKDRISQPDCANGFLLDGFPRTIPQADALKDSGVKIDYVLEFDVPDEVIVERMSGRRVHQASGRSYHIVYNPPKVEGKDDVTGEDLIIRADDKPETVLDRLAVYHKQTSPLIDYYQAEAKAGNTQYFRLDGTQKVEEVSQELDKILG is encoded by the coding sequence ATGAAAATTATTCTTTTAGGTGCACCAGGTGCAGGAAAAGGCACACAAGCACAATTTATTATGAACAAGTTTGGCATCCCACAAATTTCAACAGGGGATATGTTCCGTGCAGCGATTAAAGCGGGGACAGAATTAGGTAAACAAGCAAAAGCATTAATGGATGAAGGGAAATTAGTACCGGATGAATTAACCGTTGCATTAGTAAAAGATCGTATTTCTCAACCAGATTGTGCAAATGGTTTCTTATTAGATGGTTTCCCACGTACGATTCCACAAGCGGATGCATTAAAAGATTCTGGCGTGAAAATTGACTACGTTTTAGAGTTTGATGTACCGGATGAAGTGATCGTTGAACGTATGAGTGGTCGTCGCGTACACCAAGCATCTGGCCGTTCTTATCACATCGTTTACAACCCACCAAAAGTGGAAGGTAAAGACGATGTAACGGGTGAAGATTTAATTATCCGTGCGGATGATAAACCAGAAACTGTGTTAGATCGTTTAGCGGTTTACCACAAACAAACCAGCCCATTAATTGATTATTACCAAGCTGAAGCAAAAGCAGGTAATACGCAATATTTCCGTTTAGATGGTACTCAAAAAGTGGAAGAAGTAAGCCAAGAGTTAGATAAAATCTTAGGCTAA
- a CDS encoding MFS transporter, with amino-acid sequence MSEQSLSSQIFTRKMLICVFTGFSSGLPLFVLLQMLPVWLTDKGLSVELIGALTGVMVPYGLKFLWAPLLDRYFPHFLGRRRSWLLISQVILLISLYAISQFDPVAQLGTVAKLATFIAFVSATQDIVLDAYRREILTDNELGLGNTIHINAYRVAGLIPGGLSLYLATIYPWETVFLLTALCMLAGIFMTLFLAKEPQIAQVDREQPFYMVFWIPLKEFFQRKGVAQAIGFLLFLFLYKFGDSFATTLQTKFVYDMGFEKEHIALVVKSTSLWASISAGLVGGVIMLRLGINRALWVFGFIQLITIGGFIWLAAFGHFDQIGAAELWKLGFVIAGEYIGVGLGTAAFVAFMARETNPLYTATQLALFTSLSALPSKGLGMLSGYLVKAVGYYHFFWICLFLAIPGMICLFWVAPWNEKGNEKA; translated from the coding sequence ATGTCAGAACAATCCCTTTCTAGTCAAATATTTACCCGCAAAATGCTGATCTGTGTCTTCACTGGATTTAGCTCAGGTTTACCACTTTTTGTGTTATTGCAAATGTTGCCGGTATGGCTGACAGATAAAGGGCTTTCCGTTGAATTAATCGGTGCATTGACAGGGGTGATGGTGCCATATGGTTTGAAGTTTTTATGGGCACCGTTATTAGATCGCTATTTTCCGCATTTTTTAGGGCGTCGTCGTAGTTGGTTATTGATTTCTCAAGTGATTTTGCTGATTTCGCTTTATGCGATTAGTCAGTTTGATCCTGTGGCACAGTTGGGAACAGTGGCTAAACTTGCGACATTTATTGCCTTTGTATCTGCGACACAAGATATTGTGCTTGATGCTTATCGCCGTGAAATTTTGACCGATAATGAATTAGGATTGGGAAACACCATCCATATCAATGCTTATCGTGTTGCAGGTTTAATTCCTGGGGGACTCTCACTTTATTTAGCGACGATTTATCCATGGGAAACCGTCTTTTTATTGACCGCACTTTGTATGTTAGCGGGCATATTTATGACGCTCTTTTTAGCGAAAGAACCGCAGATTGCACAGGTCGATCGTGAGCAACCTTTCTATATGGTGTTTTGGATACCCTTGAAAGAGTTCTTCCAACGCAAAGGTGTCGCCCAAGCCATCGGTTTTTTACTCTTTTTGTTCTTGTATAAATTTGGTGATTCGTTTGCTACTACGTTACAAACTAAATTCGTCTATGACATGGGCTTTGAAAAAGAGCATATTGCGTTGGTGGTAAAAAGCACTTCACTTTGGGCAAGTATCTCTGCCGGTCTCGTGGGGGGCGTGATTATGTTGCGCCTAGGCATTAACCGCGCATTATGGGTATTTGGTTTTATCCAATTAATCACTATTGGTGGATTTATTTGGTTAGCTGCATTTGGGCATTTTGACCAAATCGGTGCAGCTGAACTTTGGAAATTAGGTTTCGTGATTGCGGGGGAATATATCGGTGTTGGTCTGGGCACTGCTGCCTTTGTTGCTTTTATGGCTCGTGAAACCAATCCGCTTTATACTGCCACTCAGTTAGCCTTATTTACCAGTCTTTCTGCTTTACCGAGTAAAGGGCTTGGTATGTTATCGGGTTACTTGGTCAAAGCAGTAGGTTACTATCATTTTTTCTGGATTTGTTTATTCCTCGCTATCCCAGGAATGATTTGTTTATTCTGGGTGGCGCCATGGAATGAAAAAGGAAATGAAAAAGCTTAA
- the galE gene encoding UDP-glucose 4-epimerase GalE, producing the protein MAILVTGGAGYIGSHTVVELLNANKEVVVLDNLCNSSPKSLERVKEITGKDVKFYEGDILDRALLQKIFAENSIQSVIHFAGLKAVGESVQKPAEYYMNNVAGTIVLIQEMKKAGVWNFVFSSSATVYGDPEIIPITEDCKVGGTTNPYGTSKYMVEQILTDVAKAEPQFSMTILRYFNPVGAHASGLIGEDPNGIPNNLLPYISQVAIGKLPQLSVFGSDYDTHDGTGVRDYIHVVDLAIGHLKALNRHENDAGLHIYNLGTGTGYSVLDMVKAFEQANNIKIPYRLVARRPGDIATCYSDPSLAAKELNWTAERGLEQMMKDTWNWQKNNPKGYRD; encoded by the coding sequence ATGGCGATTTTAGTAACAGGTGGAGCCGGCTATATCGGTTCACACACCGTAGTGGAATTATTAAATGCAAATAAAGAAGTGGTGGTATTGGATAATTTATGCAATTCCTCCCCAAAATCTTTAGAGCGAGTCAAAGAAATTACCGGTAAAGACGTGAAGTTTTATGAAGGCGATATTTTAGATCGTGCTTTATTGCAAAAAATCTTTGCTGAAAACAGTATTCAATCGGTCATCCATTTTGCGGGTTTAAAAGCTGTGGGTGAAAGTGTTCAAAAACCAGCCGAATACTATATGAACAATGTAGCGGGCACGATTGTTTTGATTCAAGAAATGAAAAAAGCAGGCGTGTGGAACTTTGTATTTAGTTCATCTGCAACGGTTTATGGTGATCCAGAAATTATTCCAATTACAGAAGACTGCAAAGTGGGCGGTACAACCAATCCTTACGGTACATCTAAATACATGGTGGAACAAATTCTGACTGATGTTGCTAAAGCTGAACCGCAATTTAGCATGACGATCTTACGTTATTTCAACCCAGTGGGTGCGCATGCAAGTGGCTTGATTGGTGAAGATCCAAACGGCATTCCAAATAATCTATTACCTTACATTAGCCAAGTTGCCATTGGTAAATTACCACAACTTTCGGTGTTTGGTAGCGATTATGATACTCATGATGGCACAGGGGTACGTGATTATATCCATGTGGTGGATTTAGCGATTGGTCACTTAAAAGCATTAAATCGCCATGAAAATGACGCGGGTTTACACATTTATAACTTGGGTACAGGTACTGGGTATTCTGTGCTTGATATGGTGAAAGCGTTTGAGCAAGCGAACAATATTAAAATTCCATATCGTCTTGTCGCACGTCGCCCAGGCGATATTGCAACCTGCTATTCCGATCCAAGTCTTGCTGCAAAAGAGTTAAATTGGACAGCTGAGCGAGGCCTTGAGCAAATGATGAAAGATACCTGGAATTGGCAAAAAAATAATCCGAAAGGATACAGAGATTAA